A genomic stretch from Corvus cornix cornix isolate S_Up_H32 chromosome 7, ASM73873v5, whole genome shotgun sequence includes:
- the PDK1 gene encoding pyruvate dehydrogenase (acetyl-transferring) kinase isozyme 1, mitochondrial, whose amino-acid sequence MRLLRALLRGAAPGSASPGSIPQQVDFYSRFSPSPLSMKQFLDFGSENACEKTSFMFLRQELPVRLANIMKEISLLPDNLLRTPSVQLVQSWYVQSLQEILDFKDKSSEDSGAVHSFTDTVIKIRNRHNDVIPTMAQGVIEYKESFGIDPVTSQNVQYFLDRFYMSRISIRMLLNQHSLLFGGKINPAHPKHIGSIDPNCNVVEVIRDGYENAKRLCDLYYMSSPELILEELNAKSPGQPMQVVYVPSHLYHMVFELFKNAMRATMEHHADQCIYPAIHVHITLGNEDLTVKMSDRGGGVPMRKIDRLFNYMYSTAPRPRVETSRATPLAGFGYGLPISRLYAQYFQGDLKLYSLEGYGTDAVIYIKALSTESIERLPVYNKAAWKHYKANHEADDWCVPSSEPKDMTTFRSM is encoded by the exons ATGAGGCTGCTGCGCGCCCTTCTGCGCGGCGCCGCCCCGGGCAGCGCCTCCCCGGGCAGCATCCCGCAGCAGGTGGACTTCTACTCACGCTTCTCCCCCTCGCCGCTCTCCATGAAGCAGTTTCTGGACTTCG GATCTGAAAATGCTTGTGAAAAGACTTCATTTATGTTTCTGCGGCAAGAGTTGCCTGTGAGATTGGCAAACATAATGAAGGAAATAAGCTTGCTTCCAGACAACCTCCTAAGAACGCCTTCAGTTCAGCTGGTGCAGAGCTG GTACGTCCAAAGTCTTCAGGAGATTCTTGACTTTAAGGACAAAAGCTCAGAAGATTCAGGGGCGGTTCACAG TTTTACAGATACTGTGATAAAAATCCGGAATCGACACAATGATGTAATTCCTACGATGGCTCAAGGAGTAATAGAATACAAGGAAAGCTTTGGCATTGATCCAGTGACCTCACAGAATGTGCAGTATTTTTTAGACCGCTTCTACATGAGCCGCATTTCAATCAGAATGCTCCTTAATCAACACT CTTTACTGTTTGGTGGGAAAATTAATCCAGCTCATCCAAAACATATTGGAAGCATCGATCCTAACTGCAATGTTGTTGAAGTTATTAGAG ATGGCTATGAAAATGCCAAGAGACTTTGTGATTTGTATTACATGAGCTCTCCAGAACTTATCCTCGAAGAGTTGAATG CTAAATCACCAGGACAGCCCATGCAAGTGGTGTACGTGCCATCACATCTCTATCACATGGTTTTTGAACTTTTCAAG AATGCAATGAGAGCCACCATGGAACATCATGCTGATCAATGCATTTATCCTGCAATTCATGTACACATCACCTTGGGAAATGAGGATTTAACTGTGAAG ATGAGTGATCGTGGTGGTGGTGTTCCTATGAGGAAAATCGACAGACTGTTCAACTACATGTATTCAACAGCACCACGTCCTCGTGTTGAGACATCACGAGCTACACCTTTG GCTGGATTTGGTTATGGCTTACCCATATCACGTCTGTATGCACAGTACTTCCAAGGAGACCTGAAACTGTATTCCTTAGAAGGCTATGGTACAGATGCAGTTATTTACATCAAG GCCTTATCAACAGAATCAATTGAAAGACTCCCTGTATACAACAAAGCAGCCTGGAAACATTATAAAGCAAACCATGAAGCCGATGATTGGTGTGTGCCAAGCAGTGAGCCAAAGGACATGACCACTTTTCGCAGTATGTAG